ATGAGGAAGTACGCTTCGAGGAAACGGTCGCCAGGATCCGCCGCCCAGGCGCCAACCGCGCCACCCAGGCACAGCGAAACCAAAATGCACAACTGGAGGGACTTCTTCATCGCGCGGACTGTAACGAAAAGCCCTCGGATTTGCAATGGTCGGATGTGTCCGCGTTTGCGTTCGATCAGCTGTCGTTGCACACTGTGAATATGAGCGATTTGAATGCCATCCAGCGGACTTCTTCTGGCCGCATTCAGTGAGCCGAATTCCCTAAAAAGCGGGTTGCCAAATGATTTGGGTTCGGTATGGTTCAGGCAGGATAACATCGGGAGGAAACAATGAGCAAAGTACGAGTTCTGGTTGGCACGAAAAAGGGCGCCTTCATCCTGACCGCGGATGGTAAGCGCGAAAAGTGGGATGTCAGCGGTCTCCAACTTGGCGGCTGGGAGATTTATCATGTAAAGGGTTCGCCCGTTGATCCAAACCGCTTGTATGCATCGCAGACCAGTGGCTGGTTCGGGCAGGTCTTGCAACGCTCCGATGACGGCGGCAAAACGTGGAATCCGCCGGGCGGCGGCGCGACGATGACGCCCGAAGGCATGCCCAAAGGCGAGAGCAACAAATTCGTGTACGAGGGGAAGGTGGGCACGCATTTGTGGTACGACGGCACCCAGCATCCATGGGAATTCAAACGCGTCTGGCATCTCGAGCCGTCGTTGACCGATCCGGACACCGTGTACGCCGGGGTGGAAGACGCGGCGTTGTTTCGTTCGACCGACGGCGGCAAATCCTGGAAGGAACTTCCGGGCTTGCGCAGTGCGAAAAGCAATCTCTGGCAACCCGGCGCCGGTGGGATGGGCCTGCACACCATCCTGCTCGACCCAAAAGATCCCAACCGGATTTTTGTGGCGATTTCGGCAGCGGGCGTGTTCCGCACCGAGGATGGCGGTAAAACGTGGAAGCCGGCCACGCGAGGGCTGAAGTCGGCATACGAGTTGCCGGACAAGTCCTTCGAGGTCGGCCATTGTGTGCACCGTATCACGATGCATCCGTCCCGCCCGAATGTGCTGTTCATGCAGAAGCACTGGGACGTCAACCGCAGCGACGACGGCGGCGAATCCTGGCAAGAGGTCAGCGGGAATCTGCCGAGCGATTTCGGCTTCCCGATTGACGTCCATGCGCACGAGCCGAATACCATTTATGTCGTCCCCATCAAGAGCGATTCAGAACATTATCCGCCTGATGCCAAACTGCGCGTGTACCGCAGCCGCACGGGTGGCGACGAGTGGGAGCCGCTCGCGAAAGGCCTACCGCAACAGGACTGCTACGTGAATGTGTTGCGCGACGCGATGGCTGTGGATTCGCTCGATAAGTGCGGCGTGTACTTTGGCACCACCGGCGGGCAGGTGTACGCCTCGAACGACAGCGGCGACAGCTGGAAACCCATTGTCCGAGATCTTCCGCCCGTTCTGTCGGTCGAAGTCCAGACACTGCCATGATCCGAGTGGAGCTACCATTCCATCTACGGAACCTCGCCCACGTCGACCGCGAGGTGACGGTCGACGTCAAGGGCCCGGTAACGGTGCGGTCGGTTCTCGACGCGCTCGAAGCCCAGTACCCTGTGTTGACCGGTACGATCCGCGACCACGGCACACAAAAGCGGCGGCCCTTTCTGCGCTTCTACGCCTGTGAGGAGGACCTGTCCAACGGGCCGCCTGACACTCCACTGCCCGACGATGTCGTATCGGGAAAGGAGCCCTTTACCGTCATCGGCGCCATCGCCGGCGGTTAGCGATTGTCATTTCGTGGCAGATGTGGACGAAGGTAGACTGATGAAGCGTCAAAACGCAGTCGCCTCACTACGGCCGGGTGGCCAACAGGGTCTTGGCATGGTTGTAAACATTCTCCGCGGTAAATCCGAAGTGGTTCATCACGTCCTTGACGGGGGCCGACGCACCGAATCGGTCCTGGCCGACGGATGCGCCGTCGATGCCGACGTACTTTTGCCAGCCGAGAGTTACA
This Verrucomicrobiia bacterium DNA region includes the following protein-coding sequences:
- a CDS encoding exo-alpha-sialidase is translated as MSKVRVLVGTKKGAFILTADGKREKWDVSGLQLGGWEIYHVKGSPVDPNRLYASQTSGWFGQVLQRSDDGGKTWNPPGGGATMTPEGMPKGESNKFVYEGKVGTHLWYDGTQHPWEFKRVWHLEPSLTDPDTVYAGVEDAALFRSTDGGKSWKELPGLRSAKSNLWQPGAGGMGLHTILLDPKDPNRIFVAISAAGVFRTEDGGKTWKPATRGLKSAYELPDKSFEVGHCVHRITMHPSRPNVLFMQKHWDVNRSDDGGESWQEVSGNLPSDFGFPIDVHAHEPNTIYVVPIKSDSEHYPPDAKLRVYRSRTGGDEWEPLAKGLPQQDCYVNVLRDAMAVDSLDKCGVYFGTTGGQVYASNDSGDSWKPIVRDLPPVLSVEVQTLP
- a CDS encoding MoaD/ThiS family protein; this translates as MIRVELPFHLRNLAHVDREVTVDVKGPVTVRSVLDALEAQYPVLTGTIRDHGTQKRRPFLRFYACEEDLSNGPPDTPLPDDVVSGKEPFTVIGAIAGG